The following are from one region of the Candidatus Methylomirabilota bacterium genome:
- a CDS encoding MFS transporter encodes MADSTAVTTFAAGAARVRPHTKLIALLALGHLVIDLNQGALPAVLPFLRKAHGLSYAQAATIVLVGNLASSLIQPLFGYFSDRIARRWLLPASVFLSGAGLALIGVAPGYGAILALVLVMGFAVASWHPEGYKTATGVAGDRKATALSWFSLGGNAGLALGAPVATALVTGVALSGTLAMLVPSLIVGGLILAMLPRINSAAAPVQTPAAMARGVNMPRAMALLIALVAVRSWATLGFTTFVPFYYLDYLKADPRLVGTVLFVFLGAGALGTVAAGPLADRVGPRFFMRWVFLAAIPFGLLFVHTSGVLAFVMLGLYGAVLTSSFSVSVVLGQAYLPRNAGMASGLIVGFAIGAGGLGVTALGAVADRWGLPAALTLSALMPLAGFVTARFLPRPQDR; translated from the coding sequence ATGGCTGACTCGACGGCCGTCACCACCTTTGCCGCGGGCGCGGCGCGGGTGCGGCCCCACACGAAGCTGATCGCGCTGCTGGCGCTCGGGCACCTCGTCATCGACTTGAACCAGGGCGCGCTCCCCGCGGTGCTCCCGTTTCTCCGGAAGGCGCACGGGCTGAGCTACGCTCAGGCGGCGACGATCGTGCTCGTCGGGAACCTGGCCTCGTCGCTCATCCAGCCGCTCTTCGGTTACTTCTCGGACCGGATCGCGCGGCGCTGGCTCCTGCCGGCGTCGGTGTTCCTCTCGGGCGCGGGCCTCGCGCTGATCGGCGTCGCGCCCGGCTACGGCGCGATCCTCGCGCTCGTGCTCGTGATGGGGTTCGCCGTCGCGTCGTGGCACCCGGAAGGCTACAAGACCGCGACGGGCGTGGCCGGCGACCGGAAGGCGACGGCGCTCTCGTGGTTCTCGCTCGGCGGCAACGCGGGCCTGGCGCTCGGCGCCCCGGTCGCCACGGCCCTCGTCACCGGCGTCGCGCTCTCGGGCACGCTGGCGATGCTCGTGCCGTCGCTGATCGTCGGCGGGCTGATCCTCGCGATGCTCCCGCGCATCAACAGCGCCGCCGCGCCGGTGCAGACGCCGGCGGCGATGGCACGCGGCGTGAACATGCCCAGGGCGATGGCGCTCCTGATCGCCCTCGTCGCCGTGCGCTCGTGGGCGACGCTCGGCTTCACGACGTTCGTGCCCTTCTACTACCTGGACTACCTCAAGGCGGACCCGCGGCTCGTCGGCACGGTGCTCTTCGTGTTCCTCGGCGCGGGCGCGCTCGGCACCGTGGCCGCGGGCCCGCTCGCCGACCGCGTCGGGCCGCGCTTCTTCATGCGGTGGGTGTTCCTCGCGGCGATCCCGTTCGGGCTCCTGTTCGTCCACACGAGCGGCGTCCTCGCGTTCGTCATGCTCGGTCTCTACGGCGCCGTGCTGACGTCGAGCTTCTCCGTGTCGGTCGTCCTCGGCCAGGCCTACCTGCCGCGCAACGCGGGGATGGCGTCGGGGCTCATCGTGGGCTTCGCCATCGGTGCCGGCGGCCTCGGTGTCACCGCGCTCGGCGCGGTCGCCGATCGCTGGGGCCTGCCGGCGGCGCTCACGCTCAGCGCGCTCATGCCGCTCGCCGGGTTCGTGACCGCGCGCTTCCTACCGCGCCCGCAAGACCGATGA
- a CDS encoding VOC family protein has translation MDAFSRLEIRELGHVSLFVRDLAATRRFYHDVLGLAETGTGKGGRILFFSAGVHHHDVSCELARAEGPGPQPKGVPGLYHIAFEVGGSLEKLAGARRWVESRGLTPFGETATSFSVRDPDGHEIELYVDPAAGRR, from the coding sequence GTGGACGCATTCTCCCGGCTCGAGATCCGCGAGCTCGGCCACGTCTCGCTGTTCGTCCGCGACCTCGCGGCCACGCGCCGCTTCTATCACGACGTGCTCGGCCTGGCGGAAACGGGTACCGGCAAGGGCGGACGCATCCTCTTCTTCTCCGCCGGCGTCCACCATCACGACGTCTCGTGCGAGCTCGCGCGCGCCGAAGGGCCGGGACCGCAGCCCAAGGGCGTGCCCGGCCTCTACCACATCGCGTTCGAGGTCGGAGGGTCGCTCGAGAAGCTGGCGGGCGCGCGCCGCTGGGTGGAGTCGCGGGGCCTCACGCCGTTCGGCGAGACGGCCACGTCGTTCTCGGTGCGCGATCCCGACGGGCACGAGATCGAGCTCTACGTCGATCCCGCCGCCGGGCGGCGCTAG